In one window of Oncorhynchus masou masou isolate Uvic2021 unplaced genomic scaffold, UVic_Omas_1.1 unplaced_scaffold_443, whole genome shotgun sequence DNA:
- the LOC135535093 gene encoding potassium voltage-gated channel subfamily A member 1, giving the protein MEIALVSFENGGAKGSGGNSGDVACRNALDHPQPPPFVQSGLSELGYSGHKEINTIGSPRPRTWKINDMNNTLSCNENVMDALWRADHSPHLLDDDMLDIERRDMDNNERVLINIAGLKYETQLGTLNQFPETLLGDPYKRIKYFDPLRNEYFFDRNRPSFDGILYFYQSGGKIRRPVNVSIDVFADEIRFYRLGEEAMERFREDEGFIKEEEKPLPQNEFQKQVWLIFEYPESSSPARGIAIVSVLVITISIITFCMETLPEFRDERELPVTSRPGNNTVPLPSLTFTDPFFIVETTCVIWFTFEFIVRFFACPSKSEFSKTVMNIIDIMSILPYFITVGTELAEQQVEEPQEHGNGQTMSLAILRVIRLVRVFRIFKLSRHSKGLQILGQTLKASMRELGLLIFFLFIGVILFSSAVFFAEADEPESHFSSIPDAFWWAVVTMTTVGYGDMRPVTVGGKIVGSLCAIAGVLTIALPVPVIVSNFNYFYHRETDQDQSSLKDDPPNSSQDSPQLKRKDSKGSAKSGDEEDGTGAEKDNIKANSSMNIKRSLYAFCLNKTESDL; this is encoded by the coding sequence ATGGAGATAGCCCTGGTGAGTTTTGAGAACGGAGGAGCGAAAGGAAGCGGTGGCAATTCCGGAGATGTAGCCTGCCGTAACGCGCTGGATCACCCTCAACCTCCGCCGTTTGTCCAGAGTGGACTCAGCGAGCTGGGCTACAGCGGTCACAAAGAGATTAATACGATCGGGAGTCCCAGACCGAGGACGTGGAAAATCAACGATATGAATAACACTTTGAGTTGCAACGAGAACGTGATGGATGCGCTCTGGCGCGCAGACCACAGTCCCCATCTGTTGGACGATGACATGTTGGATATTGAGCGCAGAGACATGGACAACAACGAGAGGGTGCTGATCAACATCGCTGGGTTAAAGTACGAGACACAGCTAGGGACACTCAACCAGTTCCCCGAAACGTTACTGGGGGACCCCTATAAGAGGATCAAATACTTCGACCCGCTCCGGAACGAGTACTTTTTCGACCGTAACCGGCCAAGTTTCGACGGGATCCTATATTTCTATCAGTCGGGAGGTAAGATCAGACGACCTGTCAATGTGTCTATCGACGTGTTCGCCGATGAGATCCGGTTTTACCGACTCGGGGAAGAGGCCATGGAAAGGTTTAGAGAAGACGAGGGGTTTATTAAAGAGGAAGAGAAACCTTTACCGCAGAACGAGTTTCAGAAACAAGTCTGGCTCATATTCGAATACCCGGAGAGTTCCAGCCCGGCGCGAGGCATCGCTATCGTCTCCGTGCTCGTCATCACCATATCCATTATCACATTCTGCATGGAGACACTACCGGAGTTCAGGGACGAGAGGGAGCTACCGGTCACCAGTCGGCCTGGTAACAACACCGTTCCGCTTCCCTCTCTCACGTTCACAGACCCTTTCTTCATAGTGGAAACCACTTGCGTGATATGGTTCACTTTTGAATTCATAGTGCGTTTCTTCGCCTGCCCCAGTAAGTCGGAGTTCTCCAAGACCGTCATGAACATCATAGACATCATGTCCATCCTGCCTTACTTCATCACGGTGGGCACAGAGCTGGCGGAGCAGCAGGTGGAAGAACCGCAGGAGCACGGCAACGGACAGACCATGTCTCTGGCCATCCTCAGGGTCATCCGGCTGGTCAGGGTGTTCAGGATCTTCAAGCTGTCCAGACACTCCAAGGGGCTTCAGATATTAGGACAAACCCTCAAAGCCAGTATGAGAGAGTTGGGGTTGCTCATTTTCTTCCTCTTCATCGGAGTCATCCTCTTCTCCAGCGCTGTGTTCTTCGCCGAAGCGGACGAGCCCGAATCGCATTTCTCCAGCATCCCCGACGCCTTCTGGTGGGCCGTGGTCACCATGACAACGGTGGGCTACGGGGACATGAGGCCGGTGACAGTGGGGGGGAAGATAGTGGGCTCGCTCTGCGCCATCGCCGGAGTGCTGACCATCGCGCTGCCGGTGCCTGTGATCGTGTCCAACTTTAACTATTTCTACCACAGGGAGACGGACCAGGACCAGTCTTCTCTGAAAGACGACCCGCCCAACAGCAGTCAGGACAGTCCTCAGTTAAAGAGGAAGGACAGTAAGGGATCTGCCAAGTCGGGAGACGAGGAGGACGGAACAGGAGCGGAGAAGGACAATATCAAGGCGAACAGCAGCATGAACATTAAACGATCCCTTTACGCGTTCTGTCTGAACAAGACGGAGTCGGACCTGTag